Genomic segment of Desulfovibrio sp. Huiquan2017:
TATTTCACGATCTCTTGCCGACGAGATCAGGGGGAAGATCGAAACCTTGAAATCTCACAAGGAGTCAGAAAGACTGCTTGATTTGGACCCTGGTTTTGTTCGGCGCAAATTTTATGAACGGGCTTTGGAATGTGGGTTTCCAAAGCGGCTGGGCGGTCCGGAAGCCATCCGCAAGGCGAGAGGCGTGGAGTTGATGCAAAGCAACATCCCCTTGCCCGCTGTGCAGATGATGCTGGGGCACTCCACCCCCAATCTCACCTCGTCCTATGTCGCGTTCTCCAAGGATGAAATTCAAGCTGTTGCTCAGCGTTTTCTGGAAAAGGAATCCGGCCGCAAAACAAGCGCACGAAATAGTTTTTTTGGAAAAGTGTCAGAAATCTTGAGGGGCGACATACAAACACGCGTCGTTATGGAAACCCTAGAAGGGAACTCCATCATCACCGTAATCACGAATGACAGTTTGGAGCGGCTTGGCTTGAGCTTAGGCAGATTGATCACAGCCGAGGTAAAGGCTCCGCTGGTAATCTTGCATGGCGGTGAAGCATCTCCGAAATGCAGCACGGAAAACAGACTCAGGGGAGTGGTGACCAGAATAACCAATGGAGAGGTCAACACGGAATATATCGTCAAGATTTCTGAAACAACTGAAATATGCGCCCTTGTCACTTCCTCCCCAAGCTCACCCTTTGAATTAAATGTTGGAGACTGTGCATGGGCATTGTTTAATTGTTCCGCCGTGGTGCTTCACGTTGACTGATGACCTCCTGCCGATGGTTTCCTCGATTTGTATTATACAAGACTACAAGGGCTTTTCTGGGAGCCACCCCTTGAAGTCTGCTTAAAATAAACTGGACTCTTAAGAGACGTTGCGCCGCACGTTGAATTGGCATTTGCGGGTAAAGACAAAAGGGACTCACTCTTCCCCTAGAATCCTGTCCCATGCCGCAATGTGGTTTCGGAAGCCGTACTCGACCATCTCGAATTTTCTGCCCAAATTTTTGGCTGCGACCCCAAGCGTCCCGGTGCCGGCAAAGGGATCAAGAATGGTGTCGCCTTCTTTGCTCAATGCGGTAACCAGAGTCTCAATTACCGACAATTTTTTTTGCGTTGGGTGAAGGGTCTTTTCGCCCTTCTTGGTTGACCATTCCTCATCGGGGTCAGGCATCATCCGTTCGTTCCCTGATGTTTTTCCAGCGACCACATAATTTTTATAGCGGCCTTCCTTGTCGAAATATGAATTTTCTGAGCACACATGCAGCCCGAGTTCGAAGCTCTCCTGAAACATCCCCTTGTTGGTGCCTCGTGAATCCGGTTTGCACCAGGCATATTTGCGCAACTTGGTAAAATAGCGGGAAAGCTCTCGATACCAATCGCCGAATTGGAAATCCGAGCAGAACACAAAGACATTGCCGCCAGGTTTCAGAACGCGATGGAATTGGTAGGCTAGAACGTCGATCCGAAGCTTTTTGCAATCCCAATCCTTGCCGGCGATACCGATCTCGAAAGGCGGGTCGGTGATTATGGCCTCGTACCGGTGGGAAGGACAATTCTCCAAAAAAAGGAACGCATCATCGTTGTGGATGTCGCCGTCTTCGGACGACGAGGTTACCCCCAGATGGTCTTGTTTCCGTAAATCAATCACGAATCACCTGCCACCGGCTTTCCATACGTCGGCTTTTGGTTTTCCAAGATGAATTCCCGCATTCGTTGAAGCGATTTTGAACTCAGCCCAGGGTTGAGAGCTTTGCGCCGCTTGGCTCGTTCTTTGGGATTTGCAATCGTGTGGCAACTGTTGGCGGCATTAGCCATTTCCGGGTCATTCTCCAGTATGCTCATCAGCGCTCTATACGTGTCGTTGTGCATGGTGACGAGAACGATTCGAACGAACTCCGGAACAGGAAGGTCATAGGCAAGGGAGAAGTCGAGTACCCGATCCAGTGGAATCGAAGCGTCCCCCTTTTCGATCTGGGATATGAACGAGCTGGAGCACCCCAATTTCTGGGCGACCCATCTGAGGGGCTTGTGCCGATTCTCCCGGACAATCTTCAGATAAAGCCCGACTTCTTCTTTCAACAATTGTTCCGGGGTCTTCACAGGGGTGAGGTCAACGTCGTCATCTTCGGCCATGGTTAATCAACCACCTTGTTAACAGTGTTAAGCAACTAGTTGTTTAACACTGTTAATAAATAAGTTGATAATCAGTAGCAAGGGATTTGTTGCTTTTTTGGGGTGGATGCGTGAGCAGGGACCTGAGGATATCCCTTGAGCCAGAGTCGAACCCGCCATCCCTCTCGCCGTCGCCTACGGTAATCACGACGCAAGCAAAGCCGTCGGGGCAAGGCCGCCCGGCTCGCCGGGTGCCCGAAGGGCCTGGCCTTGCTCCGGCGGCTGCTTGCGTCACGCTCGTGGAAAATCGGCGGGAGGGAAAGAAATCGTGCCGCCGGAGCTTGCGCGAAGGTTTCGTGGCGTCATATGGTAGGGCATATCCACCGGATAAATTGGTCACTAAAAGGAGGTATGACGCACCTAAGGCGCGTTCATAAGTTTTGACGAAGTCTAAACTGATGAACGCTTAAGTAGGCACTAACACGCCGTAACATCTAACACTTCGCTGCCGTTCATTTCCAAACGGCACACTTTCACATCCTAACGCCAGGCTGAAACACAGCACCCCGCCGGACAAACGACAGGTATCTAGAAATCTGCCGTTGTCGTAATTCCCCCACGGCCATCGCTTATGCGCAGGACAAATGAGCTTGCGTGGTGGCACCCCTTATTGAATGGATTCTCAGGATTTTTCCTTCTGTGGGAAATGGACATTGATTTGTTCCGTGTCGGTTGTTGTGTGGCGCATTCGCGCCATAGGCAGGTCATTTCCCGGCAAGCGGGGAAGGTCCGATCTGCTTTGTCCCGGGGCGCTGCCCCGAACTTCAGGAAGGAGATCCATATGAAATCCATCAGTCTGGTACTGGGCGCGAACAGGGCAACCCTGTCCGGCCCGCGCTCGAAACAGCACAGAATCCGGCAGAATGCCAAAGCCTTCGCAGGCCGGTTGCGTGAAGCCGGGTTTGGAGTCCGCAAATGGACCAACATTTCCAACAAGCATTTTGCGGCCGTGGCCGCCAAGATGAAAGAACAGGGCGTGGGTGACGGGCGCATAGCTGAAATTTTTTCGGCAGCCCGTCACCTGTGCGAAACTTACGGCAACACCCGCATCAGCCCGACCAACGACGTGTTCGGCGTGAAACGCGGGACCATTGCCAACGCCAACAGCAAGGCGGTTGCCCCTGAATTTGTCTTGGGGGCAATCGCCAAACTGGAAGCTGAATCCTCATATGAGCACGGTCCCCGGTGTGCCGCTCAGATCCGACTTCAGTACGAACTGGGGCTCCGACGAGAAGAATCGGCGAAAGTCGATCTGATCAACGATTGGGACAAGGAAGCCCGCACTCTTCACATCCAGTATGGCTCGAAGGGTGGGCGCCCTAGGACGCTGCACAATCTCTCCGATCGGCAGCAGGATGCTCTTGAGAGAGCTCTGCCATACGTCAGTCAATCCGACAGGCCGGGGATTCATAATCTCATGCCGAGCGGGATGGGCGACAAATGGCAGGAAAAGCTGTCCTACGCGGCTAGGCTTTGCGGCTTCACCAAGAAGGAAAGCGGGTGGACGCTGCACAGCAACCGTCATGAGCGGTTTCATCGCATGTACGTCGAGCACACGGGTTTCCAGCCGCCCAACCAGCACGAATCCGTGGAAGCCTTCCAAAAGACCGCGCGGGACACGGCTGGGGACGAATGGCCCCGGCTCGACGCCGAAGCCCGTGACGACATCGAAGTCACTGCAGGCCATTCCCCTGGCCGCCGTGACGTATCCGATGCCTACCTTGGCAGTTCCCGTTAGAAGAAGCCCCGCCCTTTTCGGTGGGGCTTCCCTTTTTGGGCGTGAGGTTACCTGAAGATGAATCGCCTGAGCGATTCATCTTCAGGTAACCGTCCTCCCCGCCCGTCGGCTTGTGGCCGATGGGCGGGGAGGACTTTCGCCCCTCATGAGCGACTCATCGAAAAAAGTGAAAATACCCTATCTCGATTCCTTGAGGTCAAAGGTGCCGGTGTGATCAGACTTAAGGGTTGGCTGGGAGTCCCGCAGCGGGACAGGTGTTTAACCCTTTGGTTTAGGTCGCATGTCGAACGCATTGAAGGTCAAGGATGTCGCCCGAATTCTGAATTGTTCGGAAAGCCTGGTCAGGACTCCGGCCATGCTTGCCGCGCTGGGGGCTTTTCGGATCGGTAAACGGGGCATCCGATTTCACCATGAGCTGCTCAAGGCGTACATCGCCAGGGGACAGCTCGGCCATGCAGAAAAGGCGCCAATCTCGGACGAAGGCGGAAGCCGGTCCGATTTGACGGATCGTCATGGCATTTGGTAACTTCAATGATGGTAAGCGACCTTTCCTGCAGGAGAAAATATGCCCTACAAGGAAGGAAAACGGTGGAGGGGTGTGGTGCGTTTCACCCCGACACATGGTCCGATCATCAGGCGCACGAAGTTCTTTGAAACCAAGAGACAGGCAGGGGATTGGGAAGGCGAAACCGTCAAGGCATTGAAGGTGGCCGACCAGAGAAACCCTGCCAAGGCCGATGTGATTGGCCGGGCTCTGACCGTGACGGAATGGGCGAATCGTTACCTCGATCACGTCGAGGCCACGATGTGCCGGAAGACCTACAACGAAAAACGGTTGGCTTTCCAGCGGCTGGGGGCTTTCCTCAGGGACGACCGGTCGCTGGTTGGGCGAATCAGTCTTCACGTGGCTCTGGAGCATCTGGCCATGGTCTCCAGGACGGTAACCGGGAATTCGGCGAACAAGGATCGCAAGAATCTCGCCGCTGCCTGGGTGTGGGGAATCAAGTACCTCAATCTGGACAGGGACAATCCCTTCCAGCATGTGGACAGGTTCCCCGAGGATCGCCACCCGCGCTACGTCCCGCCGCTGGACGATTTCCGCAAGGTGGTGCACCTGGCGGGACCTCGTCGTAGGCAACTGCTGTTGCTGGCCTTCCATACCGCGCCGCGCAGGAGCGAGCTTTGGAAACTCAAGTGGAGCGAGGTCGACTTCGGATCAGGGCTTGTCGGCTACTGGACAAGGAAGCGGCGAAGCGGAAACGCGGAATTCGATGAGCTCCCCATGTCCGCAGGGCTTCGAGCCAAGCTGGCCGAATGGAAGCTGGTGTCCGGCGCCGAGGATCTGGTCTTCGGCAATCGGTTCAACGGTCTTCTGGACCCGAACAATCGGTGGCTGAAGCGGTTGTGCGCCGAAGCCGGGGTGAAGCCGTTCGGCTTTCATGGCATCCGTCACCTGGCGGCCCGAGTGGCTATCGACAACGGTGCGACCATCATGGAAGTGAAGCATCTGCTTCGGCACAAGTCCATCGCCACGACCCAGCGCTACATCCTCCGGACGAAGAAGACCACCGGTGCCGTGGATGCCCTGGATGCAGCATTGGTCGATGCGGTCGGAGGCCGAGTCCGGAAAAATGACACTTGCGGGTGACACGTGGAAAGGAAAAGGCCTTACGCGGTGTGCGTAAGGCCTTGTATTTCCTTGGCGTCCCCAAGGGGATTTGAACCCCTGTTAACGGCGTGAAAGGCCGTCGTCCTGGACCAGGCTAGACGATGGGGACAGTGGGACGTGAGGTCCGTTTCGGCCGGGCGGACGCCCGGATGGCCGGTTTGTTCCTCTCGTGGAGTGGGCCTTCTGGCATAAATCGCCGCAGGGGGCAAGTCTTTTTGCGTAGACCGTCCGGCAGCGGAGGGGACAGACATTGGGATCTGGTGAATGCTACTTTTTTCACAAGAAAATCGGTTCGGCCAGGTGGTATTTTTGAATATCGACGAATATAATGTGAAATATGGAACGTTGTTAATATCATACCACTTCTTCGGTTATGAGTGCATGAAATGGTGTTACGCTTGCCGGAGTAAGCTCAGCCTTGGCTGCCGGGCTTTTCTGATATTAAATAGCGGGTAGCCGAACCTGGAAGAAGGCTGCCCAATTATCTGGAGAGCATAGACGATGAGCATCAAGTACAAAATCCTGTTGCCGACCCTCCCGCTGATTTTGTTGATCGGATGTGTTGGCTTTTTCCTGTTGACCGACAGGTTCGATGAAGTGCGGACCTCCTTTGCCGGTATGTTGGTGAGCAATGCCGCCAAGACCTTGGAGCAGAACACCGAGGAAGCCGCAGTCCGGGCCGAGGAGGAAGCGGCCTTGTTCAGCCGTCTGCCTGTGGTCGTCCGGGCTTTTTCCCTGGCGCATCAGGGAAACATGGCCGACGAGAGCGACCCTGTGGTGCAGAACGCCCGCGAGGCCCTGCGCACCGAACTCG
This window contains:
- a CDS encoding TOBE domain-containing protein, translated to MTGFNRSDDGRILSIAEGEECLSHSQLNRLEDSFREWAGKSKRDDVRLSRLSVLLIFLLVRYTGAKLSEVLSINIHTDLDWARHLVIFRSNGNERAEPREVHISRSLADEIRGKIETLKSHKESERLLDLDPGFVRRKFYERALECGFPKRLGGPEAIRKARGVELMQSNIPLPAVQMMLGHSTPNLTSSYVAFSKDEIQAVAQRFLEKESGRKTSARNSFFGKVSEILRGDIQTRVVMETLEGNSIITVITNDSLERLGLSLGRLITAEVKAPLVILHGGEASPKCSTENRLRGVVTRITNGEVNTEYIVKISETTEICALVTSSPSSPFELNVGDCAWALFNCSAVVLHVD
- a CDS encoding tyrosine-type recombinase/integrase, with amino-acid sequence MPYKEGKRWRGVVRFTPTHGPIIRRTKFFETKRQAGDWEGETVKALKVADQRNPAKADVIGRALTVTEWANRYLDHVEATMCRKTYNEKRLAFQRLGAFLRDDRSLVGRISLHVALEHLAMVSRTVTGNSANKDRKNLAAAWVWGIKYLNLDRDNPFQHVDRFPEDRHPRYVPPLDDFRKVVHLAGPRRRQLLLLAFHTAPRRSELWKLKWSEVDFGSGLVGYWTRKRRSGNAEFDELPMSAGLRAKLAEWKLVSGAEDLVFGNRFNGLLDPNNRWLKRLCAEAGVKPFGFHGIRHLAARVAIDNGATIMEVKHLLRHKSIATTQRYILRTKKTTGAVDALDAALVDAVGGRVRKNDTCG
- a CDS encoding DNA methyltransferase encodes the protein MIDLRKQDHLGVTSSSEDGDIHNDDAFLFLENCPSHRYEAIITDPPFEIGIAGKDWDCKKLRIDVLAYQFHRVLKPGGNVFVFCSDFQFGDWYRELSRYFTKLRKYAWCKPDSRGTNKGMFQESFELGLHVCSENSYFDKEGRYKNYVVAGKTSGNERMMPDPDEEWSTKKGEKTLHPTQKKLSVIETLVTALSKEGDTILDPFAGTGTLGVAAKNLGRKFEMVEYGFRNHIAAWDRILGEE
- a CDS encoding helix-turn-helix domain-containing protein, with the translated sequence MSNALKVKDVARILNCSESLVRTPAMLAALGAFRIGKRGIRFHHELLKAYIARGQLGHAEKAPISDEGGSRSDLTDRHGIW
- a CDS encoding integrase domain-containing protein is translated as MKSISLVLGANRATLSGPRSKQHRIRQNAKAFAGRLREAGFGVRKWTNISNKHFAAVAAKMKEQGVGDGRIAEIFSAARHLCETYGNTRISPTNDVFGVKRGTIANANSKAVAPEFVLGAIAKLEAESSYEHGPRCAAQIRLQYELGLRREESAKVDLINDWDKEARTLHIQYGSKGGRPRTLHNLSDRQQDALERALPYVSQSDRPGIHNLMPSGMGDKWQEKLSYAARLCGFTKKESGWTLHSNRHERFHRMYVEHTGFQPPNQHESVEAFQKTARDTAGDEWPRLDAEARDDIEVTAGHSPGRRDVSDAYLGSSR
- a CDS encoding helix-turn-helix transcriptional regulator yields the protein MAEDDDVDLTPVKTPEQLLKEEVGLYLKIVRENRHKPLRWVAQKLGCSSSFISQIEKGDASIPLDRVLDFSLAYDLPVPEFVRIVLVTMHNDTYRALMSILENDPEMANAANSCHTIANPKERAKRRKALNPGLSSKSLQRMREFILENQKPTYGKPVAGDS